The following are encoded together in the Humulus lupulus chromosome 5, drHumLupu1.1, whole genome shotgun sequence genome:
- the LOC133777953 gene encoding protein NRT1/ PTR FAMILY 7.3, producing MACFNISKEMDDFNKEEQGEVFTLDGTVDWHDRPAIRTKSGGWVAGTIILLNQGLVTLAFFGVGVNLVLFLTRVLQQDNASAANNVSKWTGTVYIFSLFGAFLSDSYWGRFKTCAIFQGIFVVGLISLSLSTNLFLLRPRGCGNQETPCGKHSSIDMALFYLAIYLVALGYGGYQPNICTFGADQYDEEDHREGRSKVAFFSYFYLALNLGSLFSNTILGYFEDEGIWALGFWASTASAFAALMLFLIGTLRYRHFRPSGNPLSRFCQVISAASKKWSVEMPQSGEDLYEENDSSKNCNRKILHTHGFKFLDRAAYVSSRELDNQQQACKNPWRLCPVSQVEEVKCILRLLPIWLCTIIYSVVFTQMASLFVEQGAAMKTTISNFRIPPASMSSFDILSVAVFIFLNRRVLDPLVGRLKKSSSKGLSQLQRMGIGLVIAVLAMISAGIVECYRLKYADKECAHCEGSSSLSIFWQVPQYAFIGASEVFMYVGQLEFFNAQAPDGLKSFGSALCMTSISLGNYVSSLLVSMVMKISTEDHMPGWIPGNLNKGHLDRFFFLLAGLTSLDLIVYIACAKWYKCIKLEGKYEENDNDDDDDKEDKKEPENLKI from the exons ATGGCTTGCTTTAATATTTCCAAGGAG ATGGATGACTTCAATAAAGAAGAACAAGGAGAAGTGTTCACTCTTGATGGGACAGTGGACTGGCATGATCGCCCTGCAATCAGAACAAAATCCGGTGGCTGGGTTGCTGGAACTATCATACTAT TGAATCAAGGCCTTGTTACGCTGGCGTTCTTCGGAGTAGGGGTGAATCTGGTGCTGTTTCTGACTAGGGTCTTGCAGCAAGACAATGCCAGTGCTGCTAACAATGTGAGCAAATGGACTGGAACTGTGTACATTTTCTCACTGTTTGGTGCTTTCCTCAGTGATTCCTATTGGGGAAGATTCAAGACTTGTGCAATCTTTCAAGGCATCTTTGTTGTG GGTCTGATATCACTATCCTTGTCAACCAATCTCTTCTTGCTCAGACCTAGAGGCTGTGGAAACCAAGAAACTCCATGTGGGAAACATTCAAGCATAGATATGGCCTTGTTTTATCTTGCAATATACCTGGTTGCCCTAGGATATGGTGGGTACCAGCCCAATATTTGTACATTTGGGGCTGATCAGTATGATGAAGAGGACCACAGGGAAGGGCGCTCTAAGGTGGCATTTTTCAGCTACTTCTACCTGGCCttgaaccttggctcactcttCTCAAACACCATTTTGGGCTACTTTGAGGATGAAGGAATATGGGCACTTGGGTTCTGGGCATCAACAGCTTCTGCATTTGCAGCATTAATGTTATTCCTTATAGGAACCTTAAGGTATCGGCACTTCAGGCCAAGCGGCAACCCTCTCTCGAGGTTTTGTCAAGTTATCTCTGCTGCATCAAAGAAGTGGAGTGTGGAGATGCCACAGAGTGGAGAAGACTTGTATGAGGAAAATGATTCTTCCAAGAATTGCAACAGAAAGATACTCCACACCCATGGTTTCAA GTTCTTGGATAGAGCAGCATATGTCTCATCCAGAGAATTAGACAACCAACAGCAGGCCTGCAAAAACCCATGGCGTCTCTGCCCTGTTTCCCAAGTAGAAGAAGTTAAATGCATTCTGAGACTGCTACCAATTTGGCTCTGCACCATAATCTACTCCGTGGTCTTCACACAAATGGCTTCTCTCTTTGTGGAGCAAGGTGCTGCCATGAAAACTACAATTTCCAACTTCAGAATCCCCCCGGCAAGTATGTCTAGCTTTGACATCCTCAGTGTGGCAGTTTTCATCTTCCTCAATCGACGAGTCCTTGACCCTCTGGTGGGGAGACTTAAAAAATCAAGTTCCAAGGGCCTTTCACAGCTCCAAAGAATGGGAATTGGTCTTGTCATAGCAGTATTGGCAATGATTTCGGCTGGGATTGTTGAATGCTACAGACTCAAGTATGCAGACAAGGAGTGTGCTCACTGCGAAGGGTCAAGCTCCTTGAGCATTTTTTGGCAAGTTCCTCAGTATGCATTCATAGGAGCTTCTGAAGTGTTCATGTATGTAGGCCAACTTGAGTTCTTTAATGCTCAGGCACCAGACGGATTGAAGAGCTTCGGAAGTGCATTGTGCATGACATCTATATCTCTAGGAAACTACGTCAGCAGTTTGCTTGTGAGTATGGTTATGAAGATCTCAACGGAGGACCACATGCCTGGATGGATCCCCGGAAATCTCAACAAAGGTCACCTAGACAGATTTTTCTTCCTGCTAGCAGGTTTGACATCCTTAGATTTGATTGTCTATATTGCTTGTGCCAAGTGGTACAAGTGTATCAAATTGGAAGGAAAATACGAAGAAAACGACAATGATGACGATGATGACAAGGAAGACAAGAAGGAGCCTGAGAACCTCAAAATCTAA